A genomic window from Brassica oleracea var. oleracea cultivar TO1000 chromosome C8, BOL, whole genome shotgun sequence includes:
- the LOC106312450 gene encoding TMV resistance protein N-like isoform X3, translated as MGEGRKRDRERWSHDVFINFRGELRDNFVSHLEKAFKSNGIHIFKDDDALKAAEKINTELSKAIKTSKVHLVLLSKTYAHSSWCLDELAEIFECSKKDAGHMVVPVFYKVDPSDVRRQKGSFGEPFEKHKSRHPGSKLQKWKEALTQVANLSGFVTGNYRDVTKEVGKMLSVSYLPLPTYAVGVRSRLHRMNELMCFGSDDVQVIGISGMGGIGKTTLAKAAFNKFSDRFEGTSFLENFGDCCKKPEGKVHLQRKLLSDISRRDDILFNMEDAMEKRFRNKRVLVVIDDLEDLTQLNSVAIDLSCFGPGSRIIVTSRNTHLLWQLGAKNIYSPKELDYGESLELLSWHAFRASEPPEAFLQLSEKLVEYCGGLPLAMEVLGASLFKRSISEWETTLQRLKNIPEDNIQAKLKISFDGLSQVQKDIFLDLSCFFIGMEKDYVSCILDGCKLYPEIGLSVLKERCLITVRDNKIVMHNLLRDMGRDISRNKCGKWSRLWDPDDARYVLANDYVNGTGATKGLTLKVEDPATEILEVKAFSKLPGLKLLQLSNVSLSGSYAHFPKDLRWLYWLGCPWDSVPINLHLRNLVVMDMQYSNLKRLWDNQEQPQFLEHLKHINLSHSVHLTETPNFSYLPNLEKLVLVNCKSLVLVHKSIGTLHKKLVHLNLKGCTELGDLPSELYTLKALETLILSGCTKLERLDDALGAMESLRVLKADYTALSLFPSSGDQLKNLEELSLDGCKGLWKGKSPLAAVSLPFSFNRLGCLKTLSLGFCGLSDELVPVNLWSMSCLEELDLRGNNFRNLKTDFAGLLSLLVLKLDSCFELQSMFSLPKTLRSFYANDCIMLERTPDLSECVALQALYLTNCLSLVETPGLDKLKRVGVIHMEMCKRIPHTYIERIMQGWAVNANGGIFIPGCSLPDWVSFKNETNSISFTVPETRELDPVGFTVWTPYMSQQNNQMSEYSPKITLKNQTKGTVWSRKPATDQIRMYHERHIWQGHFLNEDFNLETGGQIEVAVDFGDQLTILGTGLRLAYNGHDQSVARVSHEKKSKFHLRSRL; from the exons ATGGGTGAAGGCAGGAAACGAGATCGGGAGCGATGGAGCCACGATGTGTTTATCAATTTCCGTGGGGAACTTCGAGATAATTTTGTAAGCCATTTGGAGAAGGCTTTCAAAAGTAATGGGATACACATATTCAAGGACGATGATGCACTAAAAGCAGCAGAAAAGATCAACACAGAGCTCTCGAAGGCAATTAAAACCTCCAAAGTTCACCTTGTCCTTTTATCCAAGACGTATGCTCATTCATCTTGGTGCTTGGATGAACTTGCGGAAATTTTTGAATGCAGCAAAAAGGATGCCGGACATATGGTAGTCCCAGTTTTCTACAAGGTTGACCCATCCGATGTACGCAGACAAAAAGGATCATTTGGTGAACCCTTTGAGAAACACAAAAGCCGTCACCCAGGGAGCAAGTTGCAGAAATGGAAGGAAGCTTTAACACAAGTTGCAAACCTGTCTGGTTTTGTCACGGGAAACTACAGG GATGTAACTAAAGAAGTTGGGAAAATGTTGTCTGTTTCATACTTGCCTTTACCAACATATGCCGTTGGGGTTCGATCACGTTTACACCGTATGAATGAGCTAATGTGCTTTGGTTCGGATGATGTTCAAGTCATTGGGATCAGCGGAATGGGTGGGATTGGTAAAACAACGCTGGCCAAGGCTGCATTTAATAAATTCTCAGATCGTTTTGAAGGAACAAGTTTCCTAGAAAACTTTGGAGATTGCTGCAAGAAACCTGAAGGGAAGGTTCATCTTCAGCGAAAACTTCTTTCTGATATCTCAAGAAGGGATGACATACTGTTCAACATGGAAGACGCCATGGAAAAAAGATTCCGCAATAAAAGAGTATTAGTTGTTATTGATGATCTTGAAGACCTGACGCAACTTAATTCAGTCGCAATAGATTTGAGCTGCTTTGGTCCAGGAAGCAGGATCATCGTTACAAGCAGGAACACACATTTGTTATGGCAGCTCGGAGCAAAAAATATATATTCACCGAAAGAACTTGATTATGGTGAATCCCTTGAGCTCCTCAGTTGGCATGCCTTCAGAGCAAGTGAGCCTCCTGAAGCGTTTCTACAGCTCTCAGAAAAGTTGGTTGAATACTGTGGAGGACTACCCTTGGCTATGGAAGTCTTGGGTGCGTCCCTCTTCAAGAGAAGCATTTCAGAGTGGGAAACCACGTTGCAACGGCTGAAGAATATACCCGAAGATAACATTCAAGCAAAGCTTAAGATCAGCTTTGATGGGCTAAGTCAAGTGCAGAAAGATATATTCTTGGATCTTTCTTGCTTCTTCATCGGGATGGAGAAAGACTATGTAAGTTGCATATTGGATGGATGCAAGCTATATCCTGAGATAGGACTCAGTGTGCTAAAGGAGAGGTGCCTCATTACAGTCCGGGATAACAAGATAGTGATGCATAATTTATTACGAGACATGGGAAGAGATATTTCGCGGAACAAGTGTGGAAAATGGAGTAGATTGTGGGATCCTGATGATGCTCGTTATGTCTTGGCAAACGACTATGTAAAT GGAACTGGTGCAACTAAAGGTCTCACCCTGAAGGTCGAAGATCCGGCTACTGAGATCTTGGAGGTAAAAGCATTTTCAAAATTACCAGGGCTGAAACTTTTACAACTCAGTAATGTATCGCTCAGCGGAAGCTATGCACATTTTCCTAAAGATTTACGATGGCTTTACTGGCTTGGGTGTCCTTGGGACTCTGTGCCAATAAACTTACATTTGAGAAATTTAGTTGTCATGGATATGCAGTACAGCAACCTCAAACGACTTTGGGATAATCAAGAG CAGCCGCAGTTCCTTGAGCATCTAAAACACATCAATCTCAGTCATTCTGTCCACCTCACAGAGACTCCAAACTTCTCTTATCTCCCAAACCTCGAGAAGCTGGTCTTGGTAAATTGTAAAAGTTTGGTTCTGGTTCACAAGTCGATAGGGACTCTTCACAAAAAGCTGGTGCATTTAAATCTTAAAGGTTGCACTGAACTCGGAGACCTCCCTTCGGAACTCTATACATTGAAGGCACTGGAAACACTAATTCTTTCAGGCTGCACGAAACTTGAGAGATTGGATGATGCTTTAGGTGCAATGGAATCCTTGAGAGTTCTTAAAGCTGACTATACCGCTCTATCGCTATTTCCCTCTTCGGGTGATCAACTGAAAAACCTGGAAGAATTATCTCTTGATGGCTGCAAAGGATTATGGAAAGGCAAAAGCCCTCTAGCTGCTGTATCTCTTCCATTTTCGTTTAACCGTTTAGGCTGCCTGAAGACTTTGAGTTTAGGCTTCTGTGGTCTATCAGATGAGTTGGTTCCTGTAAATCTTTGGAGCATGTCTTGTCTCGAGGAACTTGATCTACGAGGCAACAACTTTCGTAACCTGAAGACGGATTTTGCTGGTCTTTTGAGTCTACTGGTCCTGAAATTGGATAGCTGCTTTGAACTTCAATCCATGTTTAGTTTACCAAAAACGTTGAGATCTTTCTATGCGAACGACTGCATCATGTTGGAAAGAACTCCAGATTTATCAGAATGTGTGGCGTTACAAGCGTTGTACCTCACAAATTGTTTAAGCCTTGTTGAGACGCCGGGTCTGGATAAACTGAAAAGGGTTGGAGTCATCCACATGGAAATGTGCAAGCGCATTCCACATACTTATATAGAAAGAATCATGCAG GGCTGGGCTGTGAATGCCAATGGGGGAATATTTATCCCCGGGTGTAGTCTTCCAGACTGGGTGAGCTTCAAGAATGAGACCAATTCAATCTCTTTTACGGTGCCTGAAACTCGGGAACTTGATCCGGTCGGGTTTACCGTGTGGACACCATATATGAGCCAGCAAAACAACCAGATGTCTGAATATTCTCCAAAGATCACACTGAAGAATCAAACCAAAGGAACCGTATGGAGTCGCAAGCCAGCCACAGATCAGATTCGTATGTACCATGAACGACACATCTGGCAAGGACACTTTTTAAATGAAGATTTCAACTTAGAAACGGGCGGTCAAATAGAAGTTGCTGTGGATTTTGGGGATCAACTCACCATTCTTGGGACAGGACTACGTCTTGCTTACAATGGGCATGATCAATCAGTGGCTAGAGTTTCACATGAGAAGAAATCAAAATTCCATCTACGTAGCAGGCTATGA
- the LOC106312450 gene encoding disease resistance protein TAO1-like isoform X1, with product MGEGRKRDRERWSHDVFINFRGELRDNFVSHLEKAFKSNGIHIFKDDDALKAAEKINTELSKAIKTSKVHLVLLSKTYAHSSWCLDELAEIFECSKKDAGHMVVPVFYKVDPSDVRRQKGSFGEPFEKHKSRHPGSKLQKWKEALTQVANLSGFVTGNYRDEAKLIDDVTKEVGKMLSVSYLPLPTYAVGVRSRLHRMNELMCFGSDDVQVIGISGMGGIGKTTLAKAAFNKFSDRFEGTSFLENFGDCCKKPEGKVHLQRKLLSDISRRDDILFNMEDAMEKRFRNKRVLVVIDDLEDLTQLNSVAIDLSCFGPGSRIIVTSRNTHLLWQLGAKNIYSPKELDYGESLELLSWHAFRASEPPEAFLQLSEKLVEYCGGLPLAMEVLGASLFKRSISEWETTLQRLKNIPEDNIQAKLKISFDGLSQVQKDIFLDLSCFFIGMEKDYVSCILDGCKLYPEIGLSVLKERCLITVRDNKIVMHNLLRDMGRDISRNKCGKWSRLWDPDDARYVLANDYVNGTGATKGLTLKVEDPATEILEVKAFSKLPGLKLLQLSNVSLSGSYAHFPKDLRWLYWLGCPWDSVPINLHLRNLVVMDMQYSNLKRLWDNQEQPQFLEHLKHINLSHSVHLTETPNFSYLPNLEKLVLVNCKSLVLVHKSIGTLHKKLVHLNLKGCTELGDLPSELYTLKALETLILSGCTKLERLDDALGAMESLRVLKADYTALSLFPSSGDQLKNLEELSLDGCKGLWKGKSPLAAVSLPFSFNRLGCLKTLSLGFCGLSDELVPVNLWSMSCLEELDLRGNNFRNLKTDFAGLLSLLVLKLDSCFELQSMFSLPKTLRSFYANDCIMLERTPDLSECVALQALYLTNCLSLVETPGLDKLKRVGVIHMEMCKRIPHTYIERIMQGWAVNANGGIFIPGCSLPDWVSFKNETNSISFTVPETRELDPVGFTVWTPYMSQQNNQMSEYSPKITLKNQTKGTVWSRKPATDQIRMYHERHIWQGHFLNEDFNLETGGQIEVAVDFGDQLTILGTGLRLAYNGHDQSVARVSHEKKSKFHLRSRL from the exons ATGGGTGAAGGCAGGAAACGAGATCGGGAGCGATGGAGCCACGATGTGTTTATCAATTTCCGTGGGGAACTTCGAGATAATTTTGTAAGCCATTTGGAGAAGGCTTTCAAAAGTAATGGGATACACATATTCAAGGACGATGATGCACTAAAAGCAGCAGAAAAGATCAACACAGAGCTCTCGAAGGCAATTAAAACCTCCAAAGTTCACCTTGTCCTTTTATCCAAGACGTATGCTCATTCATCTTGGTGCTTGGATGAACTTGCGGAAATTTTTGAATGCAGCAAAAAGGATGCCGGACATATGGTAGTCCCAGTTTTCTACAAGGTTGACCCATCCGATGTACGCAGACAAAAAGGATCATTTGGTGAACCCTTTGAGAAACACAAAAGCCGTCACCCAGGGAGCAAGTTGCAGAAATGGAAGGAAGCTTTAACACAAGTTGCAAACCTGTCTGGTTTTGTCACGGGAAACTACAG GGATGAAGCAAAGTTGATCGACGATGTAACTAAAGAAGTTGGGAAAATGTTGTCTGTTTCATACTTGCCTTTACCAACATATGCCGTTGGGGTTCGATCACGTTTACACCGTATGAATGAGCTAATGTGCTTTGGTTCGGATGATGTTCAAGTCATTGGGATCAGCGGAATGGGTGGGATTGGTAAAACAACGCTGGCCAAGGCTGCATTTAATAAATTCTCAGATCGTTTTGAAGGAACAAGTTTCCTAGAAAACTTTGGAGATTGCTGCAAGAAACCTGAAGGGAAGGTTCATCTTCAGCGAAAACTTCTTTCTGATATCTCAAGAAGGGATGACATACTGTTCAACATGGAAGACGCCATGGAAAAAAGATTCCGCAATAAAAGAGTATTAGTTGTTATTGATGATCTTGAAGACCTGACGCAACTTAATTCAGTCGCAATAGATTTGAGCTGCTTTGGTCCAGGAAGCAGGATCATCGTTACAAGCAGGAACACACATTTGTTATGGCAGCTCGGAGCAAAAAATATATATTCACCGAAAGAACTTGATTATGGTGAATCCCTTGAGCTCCTCAGTTGGCATGCCTTCAGAGCAAGTGAGCCTCCTGAAGCGTTTCTACAGCTCTCAGAAAAGTTGGTTGAATACTGTGGAGGACTACCCTTGGCTATGGAAGTCTTGGGTGCGTCCCTCTTCAAGAGAAGCATTTCAGAGTGGGAAACCACGTTGCAACGGCTGAAGAATATACCCGAAGATAACATTCAAGCAAAGCTTAAGATCAGCTTTGATGGGCTAAGTCAAGTGCAGAAAGATATATTCTTGGATCTTTCTTGCTTCTTCATCGGGATGGAGAAAGACTATGTAAGTTGCATATTGGATGGATGCAAGCTATATCCTGAGATAGGACTCAGTGTGCTAAAGGAGAGGTGCCTCATTACAGTCCGGGATAACAAGATAGTGATGCATAATTTATTACGAGACATGGGAAGAGATATTTCGCGGAACAAGTGTGGAAAATGGAGTAGATTGTGGGATCCTGATGATGCTCGTTATGTCTTGGCAAACGACTATGTAAAT GGAACTGGTGCAACTAAAGGTCTCACCCTGAAGGTCGAAGATCCGGCTACTGAGATCTTGGAGGTAAAAGCATTTTCAAAATTACCAGGGCTGAAACTTTTACAACTCAGTAATGTATCGCTCAGCGGAAGCTATGCACATTTTCCTAAAGATTTACGATGGCTTTACTGGCTTGGGTGTCCTTGGGACTCTGTGCCAATAAACTTACATTTGAGAAATTTAGTTGTCATGGATATGCAGTACAGCAACCTCAAACGACTTTGGGATAATCAAGAG CAGCCGCAGTTCCTTGAGCATCTAAAACACATCAATCTCAGTCATTCTGTCCACCTCACAGAGACTCCAAACTTCTCTTATCTCCCAAACCTCGAGAAGCTGGTCTTGGTAAATTGTAAAAGTTTGGTTCTGGTTCACAAGTCGATAGGGACTCTTCACAAAAAGCTGGTGCATTTAAATCTTAAAGGTTGCACTGAACTCGGAGACCTCCCTTCGGAACTCTATACATTGAAGGCACTGGAAACACTAATTCTTTCAGGCTGCACGAAACTTGAGAGATTGGATGATGCTTTAGGTGCAATGGAATCCTTGAGAGTTCTTAAAGCTGACTATACCGCTCTATCGCTATTTCCCTCTTCGGGTGATCAACTGAAAAACCTGGAAGAATTATCTCTTGATGGCTGCAAAGGATTATGGAAAGGCAAAAGCCCTCTAGCTGCTGTATCTCTTCCATTTTCGTTTAACCGTTTAGGCTGCCTGAAGACTTTGAGTTTAGGCTTCTGTGGTCTATCAGATGAGTTGGTTCCTGTAAATCTTTGGAGCATGTCTTGTCTCGAGGAACTTGATCTACGAGGCAACAACTTTCGTAACCTGAAGACGGATTTTGCTGGTCTTTTGAGTCTACTGGTCCTGAAATTGGATAGCTGCTTTGAACTTCAATCCATGTTTAGTTTACCAAAAACGTTGAGATCTTTCTATGCGAACGACTGCATCATGTTGGAAAGAACTCCAGATTTATCAGAATGTGTGGCGTTACAAGCGTTGTACCTCACAAATTGTTTAAGCCTTGTTGAGACGCCGGGTCTGGATAAACTGAAAAGGGTTGGAGTCATCCACATGGAAATGTGCAAGCGCATTCCACATACTTATATAGAAAGAATCATGCAG GGCTGGGCTGTGAATGCCAATGGGGGAATATTTATCCCCGGGTGTAGTCTTCCAGACTGGGTGAGCTTCAAGAATGAGACCAATTCAATCTCTTTTACGGTGCCTGAAACTCGGGAACTTGATCCGGTCGGGTTTACCGTGTGGACACCATATATGAGCCAGCAAAACAACCAGATGTCTGAATATTCTCCAAAGATCACACTGAAGAATCAAACCAAAGGAACCGTATGGAGTCGCAAGCCAGCCACAGATCAGATTCGTATGTACCATGAACGACACATCTGGCAAGGACACTTTTTAAATGAAGATTTCAACTTAGAAACGGGCGGTCAAATAGAAGTTGCTGTGGATTTTGGGGATCAACTCACCATTCTTGGGACAGGACTACGTCTTGCTTACAATGGGCATGATCAATCAGTGGCTAGAGTTTCACATGAGAAGAAATCAAAATTCCATCTACGTAGCAGGCTATGA
- the LOC106312450 gene encoding TMV resistance protein N-like isoform X4, with amino-acid sequence MLSVSYLPLPTYAVGVRSRLHRMNELMCFGSDDVQVIGISGMGGIGKTTLAKAAFNKFSDRFEGTSFLENFGDCCKKPEGKVHLQRKLLSDISRRDDILFNMEDAMEKRFRNKRVLVVIDDLEDLTQLNSVAIDLSCFGPGSRIIVTSRNTHLLWQLGAKNIYSPKELDYGESLELLSWHAFRASEPPEAFLQLSEKLVEYCGGLPLAMEVLGASLFKRSISEWETTLQRLKNIPEDNIQAKLKISFDGLSQVQKDIFLDLSCFFIGMEKDYVSCILDGCKLYPEIGLSVLKERCLITVRDNKIVMHNLLRDMGRDISRNKCGKWSRLWDPDDARYVLANDYVNGTGATKGLTLKVEDPATEILEVKAFSKLPGLKLLQLSNVSLSGSYAHFPKDLRWLYWLGCPWDSVPINLHLRNLVVMDMQYSNLKRLWDNQEQPQFLEHLKHINLSHSVHLTETPNFSYLPNLEKLVLVNCKSLVLVHKSIGTLHKKLVHLNLKGCTELGDLPSELYTLKALETLILSGCTKLERLDDALGAMESLRVLKADYTALSLFPSSGDQLKNLEELSLDGCKGLWKGKSPLAAVSLPFSFNRLGCLKTLSLGFCGLSDELVPVNLWSMSCLEELDLRGNNFRNLKTDFAGLLSLLVLKLDSCFELQSMFSLPKTLRSFYANDCIMLERTPDLSECVALQALYLTNCLSLVETPGLDKLKRVGVIHMEMCKRIPHTYIERIMQGWAVNANGGIFIPGCSLPDWVSFKNETNSISFTVPETRELDPVGFTVWTPYMSQQNNQMSEYSPKITLKNQTKGTVWSRKPATDQIRMYHERHIWQGHFLNEDFNLETGGQIEVAVDFGDQLTILGTGLRLAYNGHDQSVARVSHEKKSKFHLRSRL; translated from the exons ATGTTGTCTGTTTCATACTTGCCTTTACCAACATATGCCGTTGGGGTTCGATCACGTTTACACCGTATGAATGAGCTAATGTGCTTTGGTTCGGATGATGTTCAAGTCATTGGGATCAGCGGAATGGGTGGGATTGGTAAAACAACGCTGGCCAAGGCTGCATTTAATAAATTCTCAGATCGTTTTGAAGGAACAAGTTTCCTAGAAAACTTTGGAGATTGCTGCAAGAAACCTGAAGGGAAGGTTCATCTTCAGCGAAAACTTCTTTCTGATATCTCAAGAAGGGATGACATACTGTTCAACATGGAAGACGCCATGGAAAAAAGATTCCGCAATAAAAGAGTATTAGTTGTTATTGATGATCTTGAAGACCTGACGCAACTTAATTCAGTCGCAATAGATTTGAGCTGCTTTGGTCCAGGAAGCAGGATCATCGTTACAAGCAGGAACACACATTTGTTATGGCAGCTCGGAGCAAAAAATATATATTCACCGAAAGAACTTGATTATGGTGAATCCCTTGAGCTCCTCAGTTGGCATGCCTTCAGAGCAAGTGAGCCTCCTGAAGCGTTTCTACAGCTCTCAGAAAAGTTGGTTGAATACTGTGGAGGACTACCCTTGGCTATGGAAGTCTTGGGTGCGTCCCTCTTCAAGAGAAGCATTTCAGAGTGGGAAACCACGTTGCAACGGCTGAAGAATATACCCGAAGATAACATTCAAGCAAAGCTTAAGATCAGCTTTGATGGGCTAAGTCAAGTGCAGAAAGATATATTCTTGGATCTTTCTTGCTTCTTCATCGGGATGGAGAAAGACTATGTAAGTTGCATATTGGATGGATGCAAGCTATATCCTGAGATAGGACTCAGTGTGCTAAAGGAGAGGTGCCTCATTACAGTCCGGGATAACAAGATAGTGATGCATAATTTATTACGAGACATGGGAAGAGATATTTCGCGGAACAAGTGTGGAAAATGGAGTAGATTGTGGGATCCTGATGATGCTCGTTATGTCTTGGCAAACGACTATGTAAAT GGAACTGGTGCAACTAAAGGTCTCACCCTGAAGGTCGAAGATCCGGCTACTGAGATCTTGGAGGTAAAAGCATTTTCAAAATTACCAGGGCTGAAACTTTTACAACTCAGTAATGTATCGCTCAGCGGAAGCTATGCACATTTTCCTAAAGATTTACGATGGCTTTACTGGCTTGGGTGTCCTTGGGACTCTGTGCCAATAAACTTACATTTGAGAAATTTAGTTGTCATGGATATGCAGTACAGCAACCTCAAACGACTTTGGGATAATCAAGAG CAGCCGCAGTTCCTTGAGCATCTAAAACACATCAATCTCAGTCATTCTGTCCACCTCACAGAGACTCCAAACTTCTCTTATCTCCCAAACCTCGAGAAGCTGGTCTTGGTAAATTGTAAAAGTTTGGTTCTGGTTCACAAGTCGATAGGGACTCTTCACAAAAAGCTGGTGCATTTAAATCTTAAAGGTTGCACTGAACTCGGAGACCTCCCTTCGGAACTCTATACATTGAAGGCACTGGAAACACTAATTCTTTCAGGCTGCACGAAACTTGAGAGATTGGATGATGCTTTAGGTGCAATGGAATCCTTGAGAGTTCTTAAAGCTGACTATACCGCTCTATCGCTATTTCCCTCTTCGGGTGATCAACTGAAAAACCTGGAAGAATTATCTCTTGATGGCTGCAAAGGATTATGGAAAGGCAAAAGCCCTCTAGCTGCTGTATCTCTTCCATTTTCGTTTAACCGTTTAGGCTGCCTGAAGACTTTGAGTTTAGGCTTCTGTGGTCTATCAGATGAGTTGGTTCCTGTAAATCTTTGGAGCATGTCTTGTCTCGAGGAACTTGATCTACGAGGCAACAACTTTCGTAACCTGAAGACGGATTTTGCTGGTCTTTTGAGTCTACTGGTCCTGAAATTGGATAGCTGCTTTGAACTTCAATCCATGTTTAGTTTACCAAAAACGTTGAGATCTTTCTATGCGAACGACTGCATCATGTTGGAAAGAACTCCAGATTTATCAGAATGTGTGGCGTTACAAGCGTTGTACCTCACAAATTGTTTAAGCCTTGTTGAGACGCCGGGTCTGGATAAACTGAAAAGGGTTGGAGTCATCCACATGGAAATGTGCAAGCGCATTCCACATACTTATATAGAAAGAATCATGCAG GGCTGGGCTGTGAATGCCAATGGGGGAATATTTATCCCCGGGTGTAGTCTTCCAGACTGGGTGAGCTTCAAGAATGAGACCAATTCAATCTCTTTTACGGTGCCTGAAACTCGGGAACTTGATCCGGTCGGGTTTACCGTGTGGACACCATATATGAGCCAGCAAAACAACCAGATGTCTGAATATTCTCCAAAGATCACACTGAAGAATCAAACCAAAGGAACCGTATGGAGTCGCAAGCCAGCCACAGATCAGATTCGTATGTACCATGAACGACACATCTGGCAAGGACACTTTTTAAATGAAGATTTCAACTTAGAAACGGGCGGTCAAATAGAAGTTGCTGTGGATTTTGGGGATCAACTCACCATTCTTGGGACAGGACTACGTCTTGCTTACAATGGGCATGATCAATCAGTGGCTAGAGTTTCACATGAGAAGAAATCAAAATTCCATCTACGTAGCAGGCTATGA